The following are encoded in a window of Osmia bicornis bicornis chromosome 15, iOsmBic2.1, whole genome shotgun sequence genomic DNA:
- the LOC114880809 gene encoding DNA ligase 4 isoform X2 — protein MSLASKIEFKKLCNVFKETEKASSAKKVEVLEKFIQQCRNISLKLKAESPDMDVSLYPVMRLILPHLERERGPHNLKEKSLASLYIRVFCLGKNSKHAKKLLQYKAPTRKKIAGCDFAGKAYYILQNHLLRNSSNFTIEYINEFLDNISGESIQHKDEIFKMLLAKINPLEFKWITRIILKDLKLGIGTKKILQVFHPDANRSFEVSSNLHQVCDTLYDRQLRYHHNIKVFFHFKPMLLERCHIEDVEKLFDSNKEYFIQVKYDGERSQMHMKDGKYKYFTRQGYDITDNPSYGETSSLGFMSGVFSRLLNPECKSIILDGELMGWHKERKSFGSKGMSFDVKKLSENSHHQPCFVAFDIIMYNDTLLDNEPYAKRLQILKDAFKEEKGCLMLCKSTKISNSEELRKIFNESIQIKEEGIVLKECNSKYKPNVRDGNGCYKIKAEYSDNLVQDVDLIILGGYYGEGKFMGLMKSFLMGVASPPEISGENPTKFFSVVSVSNGFSLETLKELWKMFEGKWHTERPQNVVPPRLQPPDKWIRPVHSIIVTIRATEMTQSNDYPTGYSLRFPRVMKVRIDKPWYSVCTKDELLSLIKDTRPIQKLTKREVNYEDIEESPKQKRRKIKYRSPKIESKTMKFSNYDNCLTRLFDDKEIYVTNGDDELPKERIEEILLQHKAKVVQSPSKNNYCIIVGNPKTCRANNIIKSKRYDVVTLDWFRRVTKEENWPSLQDFLPWDLISCRESTKQRLAQYYDDYYDSFTVNANKESLSRSFEKIEAMIAHELDCAQMKEIDEELFEDGISPYSNFRGIVGYFDDPSNGSKFEFHFMGGTIKETLDDSVTHVFTSKDFINPELENLIEDKSRESLTVVKSEWIGKCFQQGAIIANTSYLI, from the exons ATGTCATTAGCttctaaaattgaatttaagaAACTGTGCAATGTCTTTAAAGAAACTGAAAAAGCATCCAGCGCTAAGAAGGTTGAGGTGTTAGAGAAATTTATCCAACAATGTCGTAATATCAGCCTCAAATTAAAAGCGGAATCTCCAGACAtg GATGTTTCACTCTATCCTGTAATGAGATTAATCTTGCCTCATCTTGAACGTGAACGAGGACCACACAATTTAAAGGAAAAATCACTTGCCAGTCTTTACATTCGCGTGTTTTGTTTGGGTAAAAATAGCAAGCATGCAAAGAAACTTCTGCAATACAA AGCACCAACAAGGAAGAAGATTGCTGGATGTGATTTTGCAGGAAAAgcttattatattttacaaaatcatTTACTACGTAACAGTTCTAATTTCACAATAGAATATATTAATGAATTTCTTGATAATATATCAGGTGAAAGTATTCAACATAAGGATGAAATATTTAAGATGTTATTGGCAAAAATAAACCCATTAGAATTTAAATGGATAACACGAATTATTCTAAAAGATTTAAAACTTGGTATTGGgacaaagaaaatattacaag tcTTTCATCCTGATGCAAATAGATCGTTTGAAGTATCATCTAATTTGCATCAAGTTTGTGATACATTATATGATCGTCAATTGAGATATCATCATAATATTAAagttttctttcatttcaaacCTATGCTGTTGGAAAGATGTCACATTGAAGATGTAGAGAAACTTTTTGATTCAAATAAGGAGTATTTTATACAAGTTAAATATGATGGTGAACGATCTCAAATGCATATGAAAGATggcaaatataaatattttacaagaCAAGGATATGATATCACAGATAATCCTAGTTATGGGGAAACTAGTTCTTTAG GCTTCATGAGTGGTGTATTTAGTCGACTATTAAATCCAGAATGCAAATCAATCATTCTTGATGGTGAATTGATGGGTTGGCATAAAGAAAGGAAATCGTTTGGTTCAAAAGGAATGAGTTTTGATGTTAAGAAGCTTTCAGAAAATAGTCATCATCAGCCATGTTTTGTTGCTTTTGATATTATCATGTATAATGATACTTTACTTGATAATGAACCTTATGCAAAAAGATTACAGATTTTAAAAGATGCATTTAAAGAGGAAAAAGGATGTCTAATGTTGTGTAAATCCACTAAAATTTCTAACAG TGAGGAATTacgtaaaatatttaatgaaagtATTCAAATCAAAGAAGAAGGGATTGTATTAAAAGAATGTAACAGTAAATATAAACCAAATGTGCGCGATGGTAATGgttgttataaaataaaagcTGAG TACTCCGATAATTTGGTGCAAGATGTAGATTTAATTATTCTTGGTGGTTATTATGGTGAAGGAAAATTTATGGGTTTAATGAAAAGCTTTTTAATGGGAGTAGCCTCACCACCAGAAATTTCTGGTGAGAATCCTACGAAATTCTTTTCTGTTGTATCTGTTAGCAACGGTTTTTCTCTGGAAACATTGAAAGAACTTTGGAAAATGTTTGAAGGAAAATGGCACACAGAACGTCCACAAAATGTGGTGCCTCCTAGG cTTCAGCCGCCAGATAAATGGATTCGGCCTGTTCATTCCATTATTGTGACAATACGAGCTACAGAGATGACTCAAAGTAATGATTATCCAACAGGATATAGTTTACGATTTCCTAGAGTTATGAAAGTTAGAATTGATAAACCATGGTACAGTGTTTGTACTAAGGACGAACTTTTATCTTTAATTAAG GATACACGACCAATTCAGAAACTAACAAAACGAGAAGTAAATTACGAGGACATAGAAGAATCCCCTAAACAAAAACGacgcaaaataaaatatcgttcACCAAAAATCGAAAgtaaaacaatgaaatttaGCAATTATGACAATTGTCTTACTCGACTTTTTGATGATAAAGAAATTTATGTGACAAATGGAGATGATGAATTACCTAAGGAACGTATTGAAGAAATTCTTTTGCAGCATAAAGCAAAGGTTGTGCAAAGCCCGTCGAAAAATAACTATTGTATTATTGTTGGCAATCCTAAAACG TGCAGAGCAAACAATATCATAAAGAGTAAAAGGTATGATGTAGTGACATTAGATTGGTTCAGACGAGTTactaaagaagaaaattggcCATCATTGCAAGACTTTTTACCATGGGACTTAATATCCTGTCGTGAATCGACAAAGCAACGATTAGCACAATATTATGATGATTATTACGATAGCTTTACTGTAAATGCGAACAAAGAGAGTTTGTCACGTTcgtttgaaaaaattgaagcAATG ATAGCCCATGAACTTGATTGCGCGcaaatgaaagaaatagaTGAAGAATTATTTGAGGATGGCATATCGCCATATTCCAATTTTCGAGGTATAGTGGGCTACTTTGATGATCCGTCAAATGGATCAAAGTTTGAGTTTCATTTTATGGGTGGAACGATTAAAGAAACCCTGGACGATTCCGTTACACACGTATTTACTAGTAAAGATTTCATAAATCCTGAACTTGAAAACTTGATCGAAGATAAGTCACGGGAATCATTAACAGTTGTTAAGAGCGAATGGATTGGAAAATGTTTCCAACAAGGAGCAATTATTGCTAATACGTCgtatttaatttag
- the LOC114880808 gene encoding general transcription factor 3C polypeptide 3 gives MAFSVYNDTNELNSQLSTEENNMTVDENTTVAPVIIEELDENALNNMNVDMTEFVETKALKIQDIPQNVISDVSEQSSSAMDITTDLEDQDMLLTADEEEQLTKQFLNGELTFSEYSSRMDQSVGLETTEVDSHRSNYENEEIETSKTVHQKALKSQTGAQVRYKRKKRTLPPVLQGLMGEANLRFARGDTELAAQICMEIIRQVPSAPEPFHTLAMIYETDQPEKSLQCALIAAHLSPKDADQWVRLANMSLESGDIKQAITCYNKAIQASPKDVRLYETRAELLEKYGDKRSYLKGFLKLVHQLEPENGEHIIKYAKMLAKRHMEENNNEQALEAMENIFFKCPSFITLEEVNIMTEILIALKKFKRCLNILTTYTSIWVKKKDGNEKNEESEDQDICEIEACGVPDDVVVDLKAKFLITLIELDQMKLAVTLLPKFYLYEHPEVSGDLFLDIAEALMGKKEFERALMLLDPLVNSTNYSLAAVWLRHAECWVGCKDLKKAIKSYENVRKLSPQHLGARTALAKLYQLKGQYNKAIEILHQDPESDTLDLEVIYQRTLLLFKVKRYNEYFQSGMLLFSRHCAHIRNKVEVSALSRACVLRQRLETLQLHRFSRGEKFEEENAPIFSNNSELSEKKEFFLLLQMCKLACRLKKYGLLQRICFSALTSKRFEKRNFHIMFLCLLSCIYNNDSYHGYNIVRSLIRACEKPSSWNLLNIIVQKAEDSRHNRFIMRLLGREDIFSYLNIMHANNCLISGTYKYALNDYISLFKVMPSALLALLIGVTLLQMSCQKFSSKKNQLVIQAIAFLKKYSQLRGKNGEQETYYNMGRVFHQIGLLPAAVHFYKLVLTNDPGDLIEKNSHLLDLKKEAAFNLHLIYLQSENYLLARMYLENYITV, from the exons ATGGCATTTAGTGTGTACAATGACACGAATGAACTTAATTCTCAACTGTCAactgaagaaaataatatgacaGTTGATGAAAACACTACTGTAGCACCAGTAATTATAGAAGAACTGGATGAAAATGCTTTAAATAATATGAATGTGGATATGACAGAATTTGTTGAAACAAAAGCTTTAAAGATTCAAGATATACCTCAGAATGTTATATCAGATGTTTCTGAACAAAGTAGTTCTGCTATGGATATTACTACAGATTTAGAAGATCAGGATATGTTATTAACAGCAGATGAAGAAGAGCAATTAACAAAACAGTTTCTAAATGGAGAATTAACATTCTCTGAGTATTCTTCAAGAATGGATCAAAGTGTAGGCTTAGAAACTACAGAAGTTGATTCTCATAG AAGTAACtatgaaaatgaagaaatagaaACAAGTAAAACTGTTCATCAGAAAGCATTAAAATCACAAACTGGAGCACAAGTACgttataaaaggaaaaaaagaacattACCTCCAGTTCTGCAAGGTCTTATGGGTGAAGCAAATTTAAGATTTGCAAGGGGAGACACAGAACTAGCTGCTCAAATATGTATGGAAATAATTAG ACAAGTGCCAAGCGCTCCGGAACCATTTCATACACTGGCAATGATATATGAAACAGATCAACCAGAGAAATCATTGCAGTGTGCCTTGATAGCAGCACACCTTAGTCCAAAAGATGCTGATCAATGGGTAAGATTAGCTAATATGTCACTGGAAAGTGGAGATATAAAACAAGCTATAACATGCTATAATAAAGCAATTCAAGCAAGTCCTAAAGATGTACGTTTATATGAAACACGAGCTGaacttttagaaaaatatgGGGATAAGAGATCTTATTTAAAAGGATTCTTGAAATTGGTTCATCAGTTGGAACCTGAGAATGGTGaacatataattaaatatgctAAAATGTTAGCTAAACGACACATGGAAGAAAACAACAATGAACAAGCATTAGAAGCAATggagaatattttttttaagtgCCCCTCTTTTATTACTTTAGAAGAAGTTAATATTATGACTGAGATATTAATAGCTCTAAAGAAGTTTAaaagatgtttaaatattttgactACATATACAAGTATTTGggttaaaaagaaagatgGAAATGAGAAGAATGAAGAATCAGAAGATCAGGATATATGTGAAATAGAAGCTTGCGGAGTACCGGACGATGTTGTCGTCGACTTAAaagcaaaatttttaataacacttATTGAATTGGATCAGATGAAACTAGCTGTAACACTATTACCTAAGTTTTATCTATACGAACATCCAGAAGTTTCTGGAGATCTGTTTTTAGACATAGCAGAAGCTTTAATGGGAAAAAAGGAATTCGAACGTGCCTTAATGTTATTAGATCCTTTAGTGAATAGTACCAATTATAGTTTAGCTGCAGTGTGGTTACGGCACGCCGAATGTTGGGTTGGCTGTAAAGACTTAAAAAAAGCAATAAAGTCTTATGAAAATGTCAGAAAACTATCACCCCAGCATTTAGGTGCAAGAACAGCGCTAGCTAAACTATATCAATTGAAGGGTCAGTATAATAAAGCAATAGAAATTCTTCATCAAGATCCTGAATCGGACACTTTAGACCTAGAAGTGATTTATCAAAGAACATTGCTGCTTTTCAAAGTAAAAAGATACAATGAGTATTTTCAGTCTGGTATGTTACTTTTCTCCAGACATTGTGCACATATAAGAAACAAAGTTGAAGTGAGTGCATTAAGTAGAGCGTGTGTATTGCGACAACGTTTAGAAACTTTACAGCTTCATCGATTTTCGCGCGGAGAAAAGTTTGAAGAAGAAAACGCACCAatcttttcaaataattcagAACTGAGcgagaaaaaagaattcttcTTGCTTTTACAAATGTGTAAATTAGCTTGTAGATTAAAGAAGTATGGCTTATTACAACGGATCTGTTTTAGCGCTTTAACATCAAAAAGATTTGAGAAAAGGAATTTTCATATTATGTTTTTATGTTTACTATCTTGTATTTACAATAATGATTCCTATCATGGGTATAACATTGTGCGATCGTTGATACGGGCTTGCGAAAAGCCAAGTTCTTGGAATTTGCTAAATATCATTGTTCAGAAAGCAGAAGATTCAAGACACAACAGATTTATAATGCGTCTTCTTGGAAGAGAagatatattttcttatctGAATATAATGCATGCAAATAATTGCCTTATTTCTGGAACATATAAATATGCACTCAATGATTATATTTCTCTCTTCAAAGTAATGCCCAGTGCTCTATTGGCATTACTTATTGGTGTAACTTTATTACAAATGTCATGTCAAAAATTTTCATCTAAGAAGAATCAACTTGTAATTCAGg CTATTGCCTTTCTGAAGAAATATTCTCAGTTACGGGGCAAAAATGGGGAACAAGAAACATACTACAATATGGGACGCGTATTTCATCAAATTGGTTTATTACCCGCAGCCGTACACTTTTATAAATTAGTGCTCACCAACGATCCTGgagatttaattgaaaaaaactCGCATCTCTTGGACTTAAAAAAAGAAGCTGCTTTTAATTTAcatcttatttatttacaatctgaaaattatttattagcAAGAATGTATCTTGAAAATTACATTACAGTTTAG
- the LOC114880810 gene encoding uncharacterized protein LOC114880810, whose amino-acid sequence MLAGVENVWTWYSRIREWFLENDPVMISKTALALSRGLPKNDNDILLLNCMCCSTLHDQRTKLADSSTSVRKKRLRRNCLFRHCSGTVYPQKFMKRRRKHPCVRIRVSQDMVVDYWKTCDKLEPGTSNVNDAKMHEKRVDAEDKNIKVLQKSEKEIANKGVSNMNSFENEEKQKDVGKEDLELCRDKTDSESKTLLESLCACKEKASIDYNSSKLSEIEHSVELNQTFCQCVNKQNISAEVANSRNKHWSKCFSKGTPEVQRNDGVCRTEKIDADKYSSRKTLFKESESDTSISEAMITDNGMDSILYRELRKKCVENRKNIDEKTEDLFDNVSSFFSRQKQKCKSKRFVNKHRFHWKDTCSITDRQNDDTLQKKNLSKHFSQNCFCTANYNSSRESSYSKLHPYHRCKVFTNLRKNNCPCEHVNTKKKNNNHSVTKTRPSKYTAQSLRYKEKPTLIIFKNNKSNRSKILEETKFDNSTYSSSYSSSTILTVTDDITVNSFQDDPVVCWYPHYKSSRYVSSTSPQKYSKYNTRINPSELVSSSSCLSSSKRCHSWAIMSQNSVYNEQRSVSSFSSSCTRIPRWKRRYPRIEKRTKICYSSPSSSCSLTSLSTYRDNYNLERSNINQTTCNRVMKRLTDEAKELKETQKSWRRPRCCDQEGRIIYTDKPHVAWNLKNTY is encoded by the exons ATGCTTGCGGGTGTAGAAAACGTTTGGACAT gGTACTCGAGGATAAGGGAATGGTTCCTCGAAAACGATCCAGTGATGATATCGAAGACTGCACTTGCATTAAGCAGAGGTCTTCCTAAAAATGACAATG atatattattgttaaattGCATGTGCTGCTCAACGTTGCACGATCAGAGAACAAAG CTTGCAGACTCGTCCACAAGCGTACGAAAAAAACGATTGCGTAGAAATTGTTTGTTTCGTCACTGTAGCGGAACCGTATATCCTCAGAAATTcatgaaaagaagaagaaagcaTCCCTGCGTTCGTATACGTGTCTCCCAAGACATGGTTGTAGATTACTGGAAGACATGCGATAAACTGGAACCAGGTACGAGCAATGTTAACGATGCAAAGATGCACGAAAAACGCGTAGATGCAGAAGATAAGAATATAAAGGTGTTACAGAAATCTGAGAAAGAAATTGCAAACAAAGGTGTTAGTAATATGAATTCTTTTGAAAATGAAGAGAAACAAAAGGATGTTGGAAAAGAAGATTTAGAATTGTGCAGGGATAAAACAGATTCAGAATCAAAAACGTTGCTTGAATCTTTATGCGCATGCAAAGAGAAAGCTAGCATTGATTACAATTCTTCTAAACTGTCTGAAATTGAACACAGTGTTGAACTGAATCAAACTTTTTGTCAGTgtgttaataaacaaaatatttctgCAGAAGTAGCTAACAGTAGGAATAAACATTGGTCGAAATGCTTCAGTAAAGGTACTCCTGAAGTGCAAAGAAACGATGGTGTATGTAGAACCGAGAAAATTGATGCAGATAAATATTCTTCGAGAAAGACCTTGTTTAAGGAATCGGAAAGCGACACGAGTATCAGTGAAGCAATGATCACGGATAATGGCATGGATTCCATTTTATATCGCGAATTACGTAAAAAATGcgtagaaaatagaaaaaatatcgACGAAAAGACTGAAGACTTGTTTGATAATGTATCATCGTTTTTCTCGAGGCAGAAACAAAAATGCAAATCAAAACGCTTTGTAAATAAGCATAGATTTCATTGGAAAGATACATGTTCCATTACTGATCGACAAAACGATGACACGTTACAGAAAAAAAACCTGTCAAAacatttttctcaaaattgCTTTTGCACCGCAAATTATAACAGTTCTCGAGAGTCATCATACTCAAAACTACACCCTTATCATCGTTGTAAAGTGTTTACGAATTTGCGGAAGAATAACTGTCCGTGTGAACATGTAaacacgaagaagaagaataataaTCATTCGGTCACTAAAACTCGTCCGTCCAAGTATACAGCACAATCACTGCGCTACAAAGAAAAGCCTACattaatcattttcaagaataaTAAATCCAACAGGTCAAAAATTCTTGAAGAAACGAAATTCGATAACTCCACATATTCGTCGTCGTACAGTTCGTCGACGATTCTTACAGTAACAGACGACATTACTGTAAATTCTTTTCAAGACGATCCAGTTGTCTGTTGGTATCCCCATTACAAATCATCTCGTTATGTGTCTTCAACCAGTCCACAGAAATATAGTAAGTACAACACAAGAATCAATCCTAGTGAACTAGTATCCTCGTCGTCGTGTTTATCTTCGTCCAAACGATGTCATTCTTGGGCGATAATGTCACAAAATTCCGTTTACAACGAGCAACGATCAGTTTCttccttctcctcctcctGTACACGTATACCACGATGGAAAAGAAGATATCCAAGGATCgagaaaagaacaaaaatcTGCTATTCTTCACCTTCATCCTCGTGTTCCTTGACATCTCTGTCAACGTACAGGGATAACTATAACTTAGAAAGGAGTAATATTAATCAGACCACTTGCAACAGAGTGATGAAGAGATTAACTGATGAAGCGAAGGAATTGAAGGAAACACAAAAATCGTGGCGACGGCCAAGGTGTTGTGATCAGGAGGGGAGAATAATATACACGGATAAACCTCACGTTGCTTGGAACCTTAAGAATACGtattag
- the LOC114880809 gene encoding DNA ligase 4 isoform X1 produces the protein MSLASKIEFKKLCNVFKETEKASSAKKVEVLEKFIQQCRNISLKLKAESPDMDVSLYPVMRLILPHLERERGPHNLKEKSLASLYIRVFCLGKNSKHAKKLLQYKAPTRKKIAGCDFAGKAYYILQNHLLRNSSNFTIEYINEFLDNISGESIQHKDEIFKMLLAKINPLEFKWITRIILKDLKLGIGTKKILQVFHPDANRSFEVSSNLHQVCDTLYDRQLRYHHNIKVFFHFKPMLLERCHIEDVEKLFDSNKEYFIQVKYDGERSQMHMKDGKYKYFTRQGYDITDNPSYGETSSLGFMSGVFSRLLNPECKSIILDGELMGWHKERKSFGSKGMSFDVKKLSENSHHQPCFVAFDIIMYNDTLLDNEPYAKRLQILKDAFKEEKGCLMLCKSTKISNSEELRKIFNESIQIKEEGIVLKECNSKYKPNVRDGNGCYKIKAEYSDNLVQDVDLIILGGYYGEGKFMGLMKSFLMGVASPPEISGENPTKFFSVVSVSNGFSLETLKELWKMFEGKWHTERPQNVVPPRLQPPDKWIRPVHSIIVTIRATEMTQSNDYPTGYSLRFPRVMKVRIDKPWYSVCTKDELLSLIKDTRPIQKLTKREVNYEDIEESPKQKRRKIKYRSPKIESKTMKFSNYDNCLTRLFDDKEIYVTNGDDELPKERIEEILLQHKAKVVQSPSKNNYCIIVGNPKTCRANNIIKSKRYDVVTLDWFRRVTKEENWPSLQDFLPWDLISCRESTKQRLAQYYDDYYDSFTVNANKESLSRSFEKIEAMKIAHELDCAQMKEIDEELFEDGISPYSNFRGIVGYFDDPSNGSKFEFHFMGGTIKETLDDSVTHVFTSKDFINPELENLIEDKSRESLTVVKSEWIGKCFQQGAIIANTSYLI, from the exons ATGTCATTAGCttctaaaattgaatttaagaAACTGTGCAATGTCTTTAAAGAAACTGAAAAAGCATCCAGCGCTAAGAAGGTTGAGGTGTTAGAGAAATTTATCCAACAATGTCGTAATATCAGCCTCAAATTAAAAGCGGAATCTCCAGACAtg GATGTTTCACTCTATCCTGTAATGAGATTAATCTTGCCTCATCTTGAACGTGAACGAGGACCACACAATTTAAAGGAAAAATCACTTGCCAGTCTTTACATTCGCGTGTTTTGTTTGGGTAAAAATAGCAAGCATGCAAAGAAACTTCTGCAATACAA AGCACCAACAAGGAAGAAGATTGCTGGATGTGATTTTGCAGGAAAAgcttattatattttacaaaatcatTTACTACGTAACAGTTCTAATTTCACAATAGAATATATTAATGAATTTCTTGATAATATATCAGGTGAAAGTATTCAACATAAGGATGAAATATTTAAGATGTTATTGGCAAAAATAAACCCATTAGAATTTAAATGGATAACACGAATTATTCTAAAAGATTTAAAACTTGGTATTGGgacaaagaaaatattacaag tcTTTCATCCTGATGCAAATAGATCGTTTGAAGTATCATCTAATTTGCATCAAGTTTGTGATACATTATATGATCGTCAATTGAGATATCATCATAATATTAAagttttctttcatttcaaacCTATGCTGTTGGAAAGATGTCACATTGAAGATGTAGAGAAACTTTTTGATTCAAATAAGGAGTATTTTATACAAGTTAAATATGATGGTGAACGATCTCAAATGCATATGAAAGATggcaaatataaatattttacaagaCAAGGATATGATATCACAGATAATCCTAGTTATGGGGAAACTAGTTCTTTAG GCTTCATGAGTGGTGTATTTAGTCGACTATTAAATCCAGAATGCAAATCAATCATTCTTGATGGTGAATTGATGGGTTGGCATAAAGAAAGGAAATCGTTTGGTTCAAAAGGAATGAGTTTTGATGTTAAGAAGCTTTCAGAAAATAGTCATCATCAGCCATGTTTTGTTGCTTTTGATATTATCATGTATAATGATACTTTACTTGATAATGAACCTTATGCAAAAAGATTACAGATTTTAAAAGATGCATTTAAAGAGGAAAAAGGATGTCTAATGTTGTGTAAATCCACTAAAATTTCTAACAG TGAGGAATTacgtaaaatatttaatgaaagtATTCAAATCAAAGAAGAAGGGATTGTATTAAAAGAATGTAACAGTAAATATAAACCAAATGTGCGCGATGGTAATGgttgttataaaataaaagcTGAG TACTCCGATAATTTGGTGCAAGATGTAGATTTAATTATTCTTGGTGGTTATTATGGTGAAGGAAAATTTATGGGTTTAATGAAAAGCTTTTTAATGGGAGTAGCCTCACCACCAGAAATTTCTGGTGAGAATCCTACGAAATTCTTTTCTGTTGTATCTGTTAGCAACGGTTTTTCTCTGGAAACATTGAAAGAACTTTGGAAAATGTTTGAAGGAAAATGGCACACAGAACGTCCACAAAATGTGGTGCCTCCTAGG cTTCAGCCGCCAGATAAATGGATTCGGCCTGTTCATTCCATTATTGTGACAATACGAGCTACAGAGATGACTCAAAGTAATGATTATCCAACAGGATATAGTTTACGATTTCCTAGAGTTATGAAAGTTAGAATTGATAAACCATGGTACAGTGTTTGTACTAAGGACGAACTTTTATCTTTAATTAAG GATACACGACCAATTCAGAAACTAACAAAACGAGAAGTAAATTACGAGGACATAGAAGAATCCCCTAAACAAAAACGacgcaaaataaaatatcgttcACCAAAAATCGAAAgtaaaacaatgaaatttaGCAATTATGACAATTGTCTTACTCGACTTTTTGATGATAAAGAAATTTATGTGACAAATGGAGATGATGAATTACCTAAGGAACGTATTGAAGAAATTCTTTTGCAGCATAAAGCAAAGGTTGTGCAAAGCCCGTCGAAAAATAACTATTGTATTATTGTTGGCAATCCTAAAACG TGCAGAGCAAACAATATCATAAAGAGTAAAAGGTATGATGTAGTGACATTAGATTGGTTCAGACGAGTTactaaagaagaaaattggcCATCATTGCAAGACTTTTTACCATGGGACTTAATATCCTGTCGTGAATCGACAAAGCAACGATTAGCACAATATTATGATGATTATTACGATAGCTTTACTGTAAATGCGAACAAAGAGAGTTTGTCACGTTcgtttgaaaaaattgaagcAATG AAGATAGCCCATGAACTTGATTGCGCGcaaatgaaagaaatagaTGAAGAATTATTTGAGGATGGCATATCGCCATATTCCAATTTTCGAGGTATAGTGGGCTACTTTGATGATCCGTCAAATGGATCAAAGTTTGAGTTTCATTTTATGGGTGGAACGATTAAAGAAACCCTGGACGATTCCGTTACACACGTATTTACTAGTAAAGATTTCATAAATCCTGAACTTGAAAACTTGATCGAAGATAAGTCACGGGAATCATTAACAGTTGTTAAGAGCGAATGGATTGGAAAATGTTTCCAACAAGGAGCAATTATTGCTAATACGTCgtatttaatttag